The Aethina tumida isolate Nest 87 chromosome 6, icAetTumi1.1, whole genome shotgun sequence genome has a segment encoding these proteins:
- the LOC109604440 gene encoding WW domain-containing oxidoreductase, with amino-acid sequence MNLPDSDSEDELPPGWEERVTCDGSVFYANHLTKATQWTHPRTGKKKRVSGDLPFGWERCIDKNTGKVIYVDHENRRTTYTDPRLAFAVEEKEHVNDFRQRFDASSTALQVLHGRDLNGKLAVITGANAGIGFETARSLARHGCTVVMACRNLVAAEEAINQIREDKQQAGENCVAIHLDLTLLASVVQFSNIIKSKYDKIDMLILNAGVFGLPYTKTPDGFETTFQVNHLSHFYLSLLLRPLLVTGSRVVVVSSESHRYANLTVDNMSPLTLSPDMASRYWDMMAYQNSKLCNILFARMLAKKLQRDGISVFSLHPGNMVSSKLARNWWIYRLLFALVRPFTKSLQQAASTTVYCATGLELAGVTGDYFNNCCRCQESAAARDDQLAAALWDTSLDMVQNVLGNNAPGLEPL; translated from the exons ATGAACCTCCCGGACTCGGACTCGGAAGACGAACTGCCCCCCGGCTGGGAGGAACGGGTGACCTGCGACGGCAGCGTCTTCTACGCCAACCACCTGACGAAGGCGACGCAATGGACCCATCCCCGGACCGGCAAGAAGAAACGCGTCTCCGGCGACCTGCCCTTCGGCTGGGAACGGTGCATCGACAAGAACACGGGCAAAGTAATCTACGTGGACCACGAGAACCGCCGGACCACTTACACGGATCCGCGGCTCGCGTTCGCCGTCGAGGAGAAGGAGCACGTCAACGATTTCAGGCAGAGGTTCGACGCCTCCAGCACTGCATTGCAGGTGTTGCACGGTAGGGATTTGAATGGGAAATTGGCCGTTATTACGGGGGCGAACGCCGGCATCGGCTTCGAGACGGCACGCTCGTTGGCCCGGCATGGGTGCACCGTTGTTATGGCCTGCAGGAACTTGGTGGCAGCCGAAGAGGCAATCAATcag ATTAGGGAGGATAAACAACAAGCTGGAGAAAATTGTGTGGCAATCCACTTGGACCTAACTCTCTTGGCATCTGTGGTTCAATTCTCAAACATAATCAAAAGCAAATATGACAAAATTGACATGCTCATACTAAATGCCGGAGTATTCGGTCTTCCATACACTAAAACTCCTGATGGCTTTGAAACAACCTTCCAGGTCAACCATTTGTCTCATTTTTACTTGAGTCTTTTGCTCAGACCTCTTTTAGTAACTGGAAGTAGGGTTGTGGTTGTTTCTTCCGAATCACACCG GTATGCAAATCTAACTGTCGACAACATGTCTCCTTTAACTCTATCCCCAGACATGGCAAGTAGATATTGGGACATGATGGCCTACCAAAACTCCAAACTGTGCAACATCCTGTTCGCCAGAATGCTAGCCAAAAAACTACAGCGTGATGGCATCTCTGTATTCAGCCTCCATCCTGGCAACATGGTATCCTCAAAGCTGGCCCGCAACTGGTGGATTTATCGACTCTTATTCGCTCTAGTCCGGCCTTTTACTAAGTCGCTACAACAGGCAGCCAGCACAACAGTCTACTGCGCCACCGGATTGGAATTGGCAGGAGTAACGggggattattttaataattgttgcaGGTGTCAAGAGAGTGCGGCGGCCAGAGATGATCAGCTAGCCGCCGCCCTTTGGGACACCAGTCTGGATATGGTGCAAAACGTTCTGGGGAACAACGCCCCCGGTCTGGAGCCATTGTAA
- the LOC109604441 gene encoding sodium/bile acid cotransporter 7-B has translation MKSRISPSDFLRKNWLLVGILFCIILAAIYPHLGSKEGPLRTEYTVKYGAVFIIFLISGLSIKTDSILKTFRHYKLHLFIQCFTFIFVPYFTQNFIKLLNLFGINVWILKGLITVACMPPPVSSAVILTRAAQGNETASIFNSIIGSFMGVLLTPLHLLNQLGSTTIIPIGSTIVQLTSTVLLPLVLGQFVISVTGFRGQKYRLNTISQFALLFVIYTTFCDTFTTPEAGLSALDVIITILSVFILQIVLMILSFKLSALLNKDFSPQDKIAIVFCSTHKSLTLGIPILRIMFHGYSHLSQISLPLLVYHPTQIILGGLIVPQLKDWVHSQRRYKALV, from the exons atgaaATCCCGAATATCTCCATCGGATTTCCTAAGAAAAAACTGGCTGCTGGTCGGAATACTATTTTGCATCATCCTCGCCGCAATTTACCCCCATTTGGGCTCAAAAGAAG GCCCATTACGAACCGAATACACGGTAAAATACGGAGCCGTTTTCATAATATTCCTAATCAGCGGACTGAGCATCAAAACCGAcagcattttaaaaacattccgGCATTACAAACTCCACCTGTTCATACAATGTTTCACCTTCATTTTCGTGCCGTATTTCACGCAGAACTTCATCAAACTGTTAAATCTGTTCGGCATCAATGTCTGGATACTTAAGGG ACTGATAACGGTTGCGTGCATGCCACCACCAGTTTCAAGCGCTGTGATACTTACAAGGGCGGCCCAAGGCAACGAAACTGCCTCAATTTTCAACTCAATAATAGGCAGTTTCATGGGAGTTTTGCTCACACCTCTGCATTTATTGAATCAA ttgggTTCGACTACAATCATTCCAATAGGCAGTACAATAGTACAGCTGACTAGTACAGTATTGTTGCCTCTAGTTTTGGGGCAATTTGTTATAAGTGTGACTGGATTTAGGGGGCAAAAATACAGATTAAACACTATAAGTCAGTTTGCTTTACTTTTTGTGATCTATACCACGTTTTGTGACACTTTTACAACACCAGAAGCTGGGTTATCTGCTTTAGATGTTATCATTACTATACTTTcag TGTTTATACTACAgattgttttaatgattttaagcTTCAAATTGTCAGCTTTATTGAACAAAGACTTTAGTCCACAGGACAAAATTGCTATTGTATTTTGTTCAACCCATAAGTCACTTACTTtag GCATTCCAATTTTAAGGATAATGTTCCACGGATATTCCCACTTGAGTCAAATAAGTTTGCCCTTATTAGTATACCATCCAACCCAGATAATCCTGGGTGGTTTAATAGTGCCCCAGCTAAAAGACTGGGTACATTCCCAAAGGAGATACAAAGccttagtataa
- the LOC109604444 gene encoding uncharacterized protein LOC109604444 produces MSLFWSRKLLNPISKFSTITSTTCNAEGTQNAKTPQLPKILTPNLTEEECTKLAMSPKEPQISKHKHLSECQLTGALYPKKDLFWKPETEQSSFDVLLEGPTNFWRRIGGMDEVPQTVTSPSPCRINGARIPVIMEKGTAHYVDLPAFNPGDKLQLGKRECPSKPPGKDRAPKRDPDYIPDNCREGYFDPDYFEPQPAPTSDKKYKVRDKRYFEPHEVPKDRTVERGSKKGAGWRRKPNYDHQPCGPVTKTWDSDWRKKK; encoded by the exons ATGTCCCTATTTTGGTCGCGTAAACTCCTAAACCCCATCAGCAAATTCTCCACAATCACCAGCACCACGTGCAATGCGGAAGGCACGCAAAACGCCAAAACTCCACAACTGCCCAAAATTTTGACTCCCAACCTGACGGAGGAGGAATGTACGAAACTGGCCATGTCGCCAAAAGAGCCCCAAATCTCGAAACACAAGCACTTGTCGGAGTGCCAGCTGACGGGCGCCTTGTACCCGAAAAAGGACCTCTTCTGGAAACCGGAGACCGAACAATCGAGCTTCGACGTACTGCTCGAGGGGCCGACGAATTTCTGGAGACGGATCGGCGGAATGGACGAAGTACCGCAAACGGTAACGAGTCCGTCGCCGTGTCGCATCAACGGGGCCCGGATTCCCGTGATCATGGAGAAGGGGACTGCTCACTACGTCGATTTGCCCGCCTTCAATCCGGGCGACAAGCTTcag CTGGGGAAGAGGGAGTGTCCCTCCAAGCCGCCGGGTAAGGATAGAGCACCCAAGAGAGACCCAGACTACATTCCGGACAACTGTCGCGAGGGCTACTTCGACCCGGACTATTTCGAGCCACAGCCGGCACCCACCAGCGATAAGAAGTACAAAGTGAGGGACAAGCGCTACTTCGAACCGCATGAAGTCCCAAAGGACAGGACGGTAGAACGCGGTTCCAAAAAGGGAGCCGGTTGGAGAAGGAAACCCAACTACGATCATCAGCCCTGCGGACCCGTGACCAAAACTTGGGATTCCGATTGGAggaagaaaaaataa